One genomic segment of Corynebacterium durum includes these proteins:
- a CDS encoding peptidylprolyl isomerase, whose product MTKKTATAIMHTNRGDIAIELFGNHAPVTVENFVGLAQGSKEYQAPNAAGNAEGPFYDGSIFHRVIDGFMIQGGDPTGTGRGGPGYQFADEFHPELSFDRPYLLAMANAGPGTNGSQFFITVNADATRHLTNHHTIFGEVTDPESQKVVDAIATTPTAPGDRPVEPVVIESIEITE is encoded by the coding sequence ATGACAAAGAAAACCGCTACGGCGATTATGCACACCAATCGTGGTGATATTGCCATTGAGCTTTTTGGAAACCATGCCCCTGTGACTGTTGAGAATTTTGTTGGGTTGGCTCAGGGCTCGAAGGAGTACCAGGCCCCGAATGCCGCTGGCAATGCTGAGGGTCCATTCTATGACGGGTCGATCTTCCACCGTGTCATTGATGGCTTCATGATCCAGGGCGGCGACCCCACCGGCACCGGTCGCGGTGGCCCCGGCTACCAGTTCGCCGACGAGTTCCACCCCGAGCTGAGCTTTGACCGTCCGTACCTGTTGGCCATGGCGAATGCTGGCCCCGGCACCAACGGTTCGCAGTTCTTCATCACTGTGAATGCGGACGCAACTCGTCACCTGACCAACCATCACACCATTTTCGGTGAGGTCACTGACCCAGAGTCCCAGAAAGTTGTGGACGCCATCGCCACAACCCCCACCGCTCCCGGTGACCGCCCGGTAGAGCCTGTGGTGATTGAAAGCATCGAAATCACTGAATAA
- the pknB gene encoding Stk1 family PASTA domain-containing Ser/Thr kinase has translation MILSDRYELGAIIGTGGMSDVYEANDTLLGRSVAVKMLRPELARDVKFKERFRREAQNSGRLNHSAIVQVYDTGEIDISGTAVPFIVMELVHGRTLRDIVREEGAFSPADAARILVTACEALQASHDAGIIHRDIKPANIMITNTGAVKVMDFGIARALDDSHSAMTQTSAVIGTAQYLSPEQARGKMADARSDVYSIGCVFYEMITARPPFEGESPFAIAYQHVQEDPNPPSDFIADLSPTAALNIDAVALTAMAKHPADRYQSAAEFAEDLKRVSRNAVSQAARSHLTTTDAPRRGAGAAAGAAGAAGAAALGGAADTAATQIVPVAGAGVPSSEQAYPATEVVPPIQPTGASSPVDYSGGTYNNGYENGYSTDYNDGNDDGYEEDEPKKRSAATWIIALFTVLALCVGGYFAWDYIGQGLGLSSKTEKVPDVSGQKEDEAKAKLEKLGYHVEVVQQTNPDVERGVAIKTNPAAGSSVQSSATVTLFISSGKEVTEVPDLTGKTTEEASRLLEESGLELDPVVKEEESDTVDDGAVVSQNPSAGSQVSKGTKVVITVSTGKAQVRVPTITGMKWEQAQDNITSIGLNPRVANVDSDQPEGTVVGIDGEGTSVDKGSTVTVRVSNGQMIKAPSLIGLNVSQALDALRAAGWQGSNNSLHQQQVRTGALLDQGKIANQSPNGGALVRKDGTVTVGVFVFDLLAVQP, from the coding sequence ATGATACTTTCAGACCGCTATGAGCTTGGCGCAATCATTGGTACCGGTGGCATGTCTGATGTCTATGAGGCCAATGACACGCTGCTGGGCCGAAGCGTAGCTGTAAAAATGCTGCGCCCTGAGCTAGCTCGGGATGTAAAGTTCAAGGAACGTTTCCGACGCGAAGCCCAAAATTCGGGTCGGTTGAATCACTCGGCGATTGTGCAGGTGTACGACACCGGAGAGATTGATATTAGTGGCACTGCGGTGCCATTTATTGTCATGGAACTGGTGCATGGCCGCACGTTGCGTGACATTGTGCGCGAGGAAGGCGCATTCAGCCCTGCGGATGCAGCAAGGATCCTGGTCACCGCCTGTGAGGCGCTGCAGGCGTCGCATGATGCTGGGATTATTCACCGTGATATTAAGCCGGCGAACATCATGATCACCAACACCGGCGCGGTGAAGGTGATGGACTTTGGTATTGCACGTGCGCTGGATGATTCGCATTCAGCGATGACGCAAACGTCAGCAGTGATTGGTACCGCGCAGTATTTGTCGCCGGAGCAGGCTCGCGGGAAGATGGCTGACGCCCGTTCCGACGTGTACTCCATCGGCTGCGTCTTCTACGAGATGATCACCGCACGCCCACCTTTCGAAGGCGAATCCCCCTTTGCCATCGCCTACCAGCATGTTCAGGAGGATCCGAACCCGCCGTCGGATTTCATCGCTGATTTGTCGCCCACTGCCGCGTTGAATATCGACGCCGTGGCACTGACAGCCATGGCCAAACACCCTGCGGATCGCTACCAGTCTGCGGCGGAATTTGCGGAAGACTTGAAGCGAGTCAGCCGCAACGCTGTGTCGCAGGCGGCGCGTTCGCACTTGACCACGACGGATGCCCCACGACGTGGGGCTGGTGCTGCAGCCGGTGCCGCTGGAGCTGCCGGCGCTGCGGCGTTAGGTGGTGCTGCGGACACTGCTGCGACGCAGATTGTTCCTGTAGCAGGTGCCGGAGTCCCATCGTCAGAGCAGGCATACCCAGCGACCGAGGTGGTCCCTCCGATACAACCCACGGGTGCATCATCCCCAGTGGATTACTCCGGTGGGACGTACAACAATGGCTATGAGAATGGCTATAGCACCGACTACAACGACGGCAATGACGACGGTTACGAAGAAGACGAGCCAAAGAAGCGTTCCGCCGCGACCTGGATCATCGCACTGTTCACGGTGCTTGCACTGTGCGTTGGTGGATATTTCGCCTGGGATTACATTGGCCAGGGCCTTGGCCTCAGTTCCAAAACTGAGAAGGTCCCTGATGTGAGTGGCCAGAAGGAAGATGAGGCCAAAGCCAAGTTGGAGAAGCTTGGCTATCACGTGGAAGTTGTGCAGCAAACCAACCCGGATGTGGAACGCGGCGTGGCTATTAAAACCAATCCCGCCGCTGGGTCGTCTGTACAATCCAGTGCCACGGTCACGCTGTTTATTTCCTCTGGTAAGGAAGTCACTGAGGTGCCAGATCTTACCGGCAAGACCACGGAGGAGGCATCGCGCCTGCTGGAAGAGTCTGGTTTGGAGCTTGATCCTGTGGTCAAGGAAGAAGAATCGGACACTGTTGATGATGGTGCTGTGGTCTCACAGAACCCGTCGGCCGGTTCCCAGGTGAGTAAGGGCACCAAGGTGGTGATCACCGTGTCCACTGGTAAGGCCCAGGTGCGTGTGCCCACCATCACTGGCATGAAGTGGGAGCAAGCGCAAGACAACATCACCTCTATCGGCCTCAATCCTCGGGTGGCTAATGTTGACTCTGACCAGCCGGAAGGCACCGTCGTGGGTATAGACGGTGAAGGCACCAGCGTGGACAAAGGCTCCACTGTCACCGTCCGCGTGTCCAACGGTCAGATGATCAAGGCACCGTCGCTGATCGGGCTAAACGTGTCACAGGCTCTTGATGCTCTCCGTGCCGCAGGTTGGCAGGGATCCAACAACTCCCTGCACCAACAGCAGGTCCGCACGGGAGCGTTGCTTGACCAAGGCAAGATCGCCAACCAGTCTCCCAACGGTGGTGCCCTTGTTCGCAAGGACGGAACCGTCACGGTCGGCGTGTTTGTGTTCGATCTCTTGGCAGTGCAGCCTTAA
- a CDS encoding serine/threonine-protein kinase, with protein MSDNNDTTGIERLQQLIGPDYTLKWIIGHGGMSTVWLADDVNNGNREVAIKVLRPEFSDNSEFLSRFRNEAMAAEKIDSDNVVQTYDYREITDAADHTFCFIVMEYVPGESLADRLVRDGVVPEEDALDIFEQVAHGLSVIHSLGMVHRDIKPGNILITDSGHVKITDFGIAKAAAAVPLTRTGMVVGTAQYVSPEQAQGQKVSPASDVYSLGVVGYEMLAGRRPFNGDSSVSVAIAHINQAPPQLPQTVTGPARELIGIALRKDPQRRFSDGQELERAVSAVRLGQRPPQPRFAAAATAVHSPPPASLPATKLGEAVNVQRHVPQQTAHSARPPQTRRPQDQGASSKSGRSNGGVIALVVIVLIVVSALLIWMLYNSGILSGGSANETSTSSTPLVTEWVTTTVNPTGGNDEPVSQAPTGGTSLEPVQPSRGAPETQNAAPSEFMSEQNSNSEQRRRRDEDTYPSQYYQEPSSAASVPSVEQPTSEQNGASQ; from the coding sequence ATGAGTGATAACAACGATACAACCGGGATTGAGCGCCTCCAGCAACTCATCGGCCCCGACTACACCCTGAAGTGGATCATTGGGCACGGTGGCATGTCTACAGTGTGGCTGGCAGACGACGTCAACAACGGCAACCGCGAGGTCGCAATCAAGGTTCTGCGCCCCGAGTTTTCCGACAACAGCGAGTTTCTGAGCCGCTTCCGCAACGAGGCCATGGCTGCGGAGAAAATCGACTCCGATAATGTGGTGCAAACCTACGATTACCGCGAGATTACCGACGCCGCTGACCACACCTTCTGTTTCATCGTCATGGAGTACGTCCCTGGAGAATCCCTGGCGGACCGTCTGGTACGTGACGGCGTTGTCCCCGAGGAGGACGCCCTCGATATTTTCGAGCAGGTGGCCCACGGCCTGTCCGTGATCCACTCCCTGGGCATGGTCCACCGCGACATTAAACCCGGCAACATTTTGATCACAGATTCTGGGCACGTGAAAATCACCGACTTTGGCATCGCCAAGGCCGCCGCAGCCGTGCCACTGACCCGGACTGGCATGGTGGTGGGCACCGCACAGTATGTGTCCCCTGAGCAGGCTCAAGGCCAGAAAGTCAGTCCGGCATCTGACGTGTATTCGCTGGGTGTTGTGGGTTACGAGATGCTGGCGGGCAGGCGTCCTTTCAACGGGGATTCCTCGGTGTCAGTGGCCATTGCCCACATCAACCAAGCCCCGCCGCAGCTGCCGCAAACAGTGACCGGCCCGGCGCGTGAGCTTATTGGTATTGCATTGCGTAAGGATCCGCAGCGCCGGTTCTCCGATGGTCAGGAGCTGGAGCGGGCGGTGTCGGCTGTTCGGTTGGGGCAGCGTCCCCCGCAGCCGCGTTTCGCTGCGGCTGCAACCGCCGTCCATAGCCCACCACCAGCGTCGCTGCCAGCAACAAAGCTGGGTGAAGCGGTGAATGTGCAGCGGCATGTTCCGCAGCAGACGGCCCATTCCGCGCGGCCGCCGCAGACTCGACGCCCGCAGGATCAGGGGGCATCGTCCAAGTCTGGGCGTAGCAACGGCGGTGTCATTGCGCTTGTGGTTATCGTGCTCATTGTTGTTTCAGCATTACTTATTTGGATGCTGTACAATTCTGGAATCTTGAGTGGCGGTTCGGCAAACGAGACGTCGACAAGCAGTACACCGTTGGTGACGGAGTGGGTGACCACAACGGTTAACCCAACGGGTGGGAATGACGAGCCTGTATCACAAGCCCCAACAGGCGGCACGTCCTTGGAGCCTGTTCAGCCTTCAAGAGGAGCACCGGAAACGCAGAATGCTGCGCCCTCGGAGTTTATGTCGGAGCAAAACAGCAATTCGGAGCAACGGCGGCGACGCGACGAGGACACTTATCCTTCGCAGTATTATCAAGAACCGTCCTCCGCTGCATCGGTGCCCAGCGTTGAACAACCGACTAGTGAGCAAAATGGAGCATCTCAGTGA
- a CDS encoding PP2C family protein-serine/threonine phosphatase — protein MLKLNYAVASDRGLVRGNNEDSAYAGPNLLALADGMGGHAAGEIASQMMIRHLQNLDGDPGDNDMLAMLASVADDANRAIARAVRDAPETDGMGTTLTAIMFDGEQLALCHVGDSRGYMMRNDELEQITVDDTFVQSLVNEGKLAKEDVSTHPQRSLILKAYNGRPVKPSLRTIPAEVGDRLMLCSDGLSDPVTDSTIADALRYGTPDEAARRLVELALRSGGPDNVTVVVADILSSSDHSTAVPSTPLTAGALLGDAPEDPRPDTAAGRAAAMAAREPQTIPPAGSAPADKDKEEPTAEEKPKKPRRRKRRFFLTFSILLILLGGIVAAGWWGNNQVKKTYFVSTSKDAIVIEKGLNYSVFGRDLHTRAHNLCMDAEGDLSLLQATETTSNDPKCRTFKLQDLPESLRSSVSTLPEGSYDDVLQQTQRLAQQALPACVTRAPNPDNPSDPSSTGANSGDLTTPGVNCREVN, from the coding sequence ATGCTGAAGTTAAATTATGCTGTCGCGTCTGACCGGGGTTTGGTCCGCGGGAACAACGAAGACTCGGCCTACGCTGGCCCGAACTTACTGGCCCTAGCCGACGGAATGGGCGGCCACGCGGCTGGTGAGATCGCCTCCCAGATGATGATCCGCCACCTCCAGAACCTGGACGGTGACCCGGGCGACAACGACATGCTGGCCATGCTCGCCTCCGTCGCTGATGACGCCAACCGCGCTATTGCCCGCGCTGTGCGCGACGCCCCGGAAACCGACGGCATGGGCACGACTCTCACTGCCATCATGTTTGACGGCGAGCAGCTGGCGCTGTGCCACGTGGGCGACTCCCGCGGATACATGATGCGCAACGACGAGCTGGAGCAAATCACCGTTGATGACACGTTCGTCCAGTCCCTGGTCAACGAGGGCAAACTTGCCAAGGAAGATGTATCCACGCACCCCCAGCGTTCACTGATTCTCAAGGCATACAACGGTCGTCCCGTGAAACCCTCGCTGCGGACCATTCCCGCTGAGGTGGGTGACCGCCTCATGCTCTGCTCGGACGGTCTGTCCGACCCGGTGACCGATTCCACTATTGCCGACGCCCTGCGCTACGGCACTCCCGACGAGGCCGCCCGCCGTCTTGTGGAACTAGCGCTGCGGTCCGGCGGCCCAGATAACGTCACCGTCGTCGTTGCTGACATCCTCAGCAGCAGCGACCACTCCACCGCCGTCCCCTCAACCCCCCTCACTGCTGGTGCCCTGCTTGGCGACGCCCCGGAAGACCCGCGCCCCGACACCGCCGCTGGACGAGCTGCGGCCATGGCTGCACGGGAACCACAGACCATTCCCCCGGCGGGTAGCGCGCCAGCGGACAAAGATAAAGAGGAGCCAACCGCAGAGGAAAAACCGAAGAAACCACGACGTCGAAAACGCCGATTTTTTCTCACGTTTTCCATCCTCCTGATTCTTCTCGGGGGGATCGTTGCTGCTGGCTGGTGGGGTAATAACCAGGTAAAAAAAACATATTTCGTGTCCACCTCTAAGGACGCGATTGTTATTGAAAAAGGGCTGAACTATTCGGTGTTCGGGCGTGACCTGCACACACGCGCCCACAATCTCTGCATGGACGCAGAGGGGGATTTGTCGTTGCTGCAGGCAACTGAAACAACAAGCAACGACCCTAAGTGCCGGACGTTTAAGCTGCAGGACCTTCCCGAATCGCTGCGTAGCAGTGTGAGCACCCTGCCGGAAGGCTCCTATGACGATGTGCTGCAACAGACGCAGCGTCTCGCGCAGCAGGCCCTTCCTGCATGTGTCACCCGTGCACCAAACCCCGATAATCCCAGTGATCCATCGTCCACTGGTGCAAATTCAGGCGATCTCACAACACCAGGCGTGAACTGCCGGGAGGTGAATTAA
- the crgA gene encoding cell division protein CrgA, with the protein MPKSKVTKSSSPAPVTSASRTPVKINTSGTPMWYKIIMFAFMIVGLLWLVVNYLAGPDIDFMLQLGAWNYLIGFTLLIIGLLMTMGWR; encoded by the coding sequence ATGCCAAAGTCAAAGGTCACTAAGAGTTCCTCCCCGGCCCCTGTGACGTCTGCCAGCCGGACCCCGGTGAAGATCAACACCTCGGGCACACCCATGTGGTACAAGATCATCATGTTTGCCTTCATGATTGTTGGCCTCCTGTGGTTGGTGGTCAACTATCTTGCTGGCCCGGATATCGACTTCATGCTGCAGCTGGGCGCATGGAACTACCTCATTGGTTTCACGCTTCTGATCATTGGTCTGCTGATGACCATGGGATGGCGTTAA
- a CDS encoding Fic family protein has protein sequence MSDHSPFDPNIPYNNLPPLPPRDEVETVAVLKAVIAANKELGALDSACRLISNPAIITSTIPLREAQASSEIENIVTTNDELFRAAYAVDAEPTPATKEALRYNKALHLGVESLATRPLSIHTAQQVCSALHDAPAVVRSMPGTYIGDPVKKIKFYTPPEGKEIIEQHLSQWERFIYSDHGLDPLVLLALLHYQFEAIHPFYDGNGRTGRILNILLLVQEGLLRLPVLYLSGYIVNNKADYYGLLRAVTTEGAWEEWIIFLVKGIEESARTASTLIEKLWRLQDQTASELREKAGISPAKELAELLFTHPYIRIKNIEEAGLAKRQTAAHWLSTLADLGILVEVKHGRQKVFINQRALDVLPAP, from the coding sequence ATGAGCGACCACAGCCCGTTCGACCCAAATATCCCGTACAACAACCTGCCGCCACTACCGCCGCGTGACGAAGTAGAAACTGTCGCGGTACTCAAGGCCGTCATCGCCGCCAATAAAGAACTTGGCGCACTGGATTCTGCATGTCGTCTCATTTCTAATCCGGCCATTATCACCTCAACAATTCCGCTACGAGAAGCCCAAGCCTCCAGCGAAATTGAAAACATTGTGACCACCAACGACGAGCTTTTCCGCGCCGCCTATGCAGTGGACGCCGAACCAACACCCGCGACCAAAGAAGCTTTGCGATACAACAAGGCACTTCACTTAGGTGTGGAATCTTTAGCAACACGCCCACTATCAATCCACACCGCGCAGCAGGTCTGTTCCGCCCTGCACGACGCACCTGCAGTAGTGCGATCCATGCCTGGCACGTACATTGGCGATCCGGTAAAAAAAATCAAGTTCTATACCCCGCCGGAAGGTAAAGAGATCATTGAACAGCACCTAAGCCAATGGGAACGCTTCATCTACTCTGACCATGGACTTGACCCGCTTGTTTTGTTGGCACTGCTGCATTACCAGTTTGAAGCCATCCACCCGTTCTATGACGGTAATGGGCGAACGGGACGCATTCTCAACATCTTGCTCTTGGTGCAAGAAGGGCTACTTCGCCTACCAGTTTTGTATCTATCCGGCTACATTGTGAACAACAAGGCCGACTACTACGGGCTTTTACGCGCCGTCACCACTGAAGGGGCATGGGAAGAATGGATCATCTTCCTTGTCAAAGGTATTGAAGAATCTGCGCGCACTGCGTCAACGCTTATTGAGAAACTTTGGCGACTACAAGACCAGACAGCCTCTGAGCTTCGCGAAAAAGCTGGCATCAGCCCGGCCAAGGAACTCGCAGAACTCCTGTTCACCCACCCCTACATCCGTATCAAAAACATTGAGGAGGCTGGCCTGGCGAAACGCCAAACAGCCGCACACTGGCTGAGCACTCTTGCGGATCTTGGGATCCTCGTCGAAGTGAAGCACGGACGGCAGAAGGTATTCATCAACCAACGCGCACTCGACGTTCTCCCCGCGCCCTAG
- a CDS encoding rhomboid family intramembrane serine protease — protein sequence MREVKRVLRRLFRQAPATFTLCAANVVVYLLTAVQSLSFLHNLDESSLAQHWVLYLPDMVDSIVGPLRAVGATFLHDGPAHLLFNIVMIYLLGREVEKKIGHALFSTVYFAGGVSGSALSVWLDPQHAVVGASGSAYALMAVFAGLAAKRRGSTDLRGAITLILVNLGFSVLSPGVSLAGHAGGLTAGIVMAVVLTIARTMLMRWGGVLAVFGSVVGALMTRVIEFADQFSTGGLWNSLH from the coding sequence GTGCGCGAAGTCAAAAGGGTGCTTCGCCGGTTGTTTAGGCAAGCACCCGCAACCTTTACCCTATGCGCCGCCAACGTGGTGGTGTACCTGCTGACGGCAGTGCAATCCCTGTCGTTTCTACACAATCTTGATGAAAGCTCGCTCGCCCAGCATTGGGTGCTGTACCTGCCGGACATGGTGGACAGCATCGTCGGGCCGTTGCGTGCAGTGGGGGCGACATTCCTTCATGATGGACCAGCTCATCTGTTGTTTAACATCGTGATGATCTACCTGCTGGGCAGGGAAGTGGAAAAGAAAATAGGCCACGCGCTATTTTCCACAGTCTATTTTGCTGGGGGTGTGTCCGGTTCGGCGCTATCGGTGTGGTTGGATCCGCAGCATGCGGTAGTGGGGGCGTCGGGAAGCGCCTATGCGCTGATGGCGGTGTTCGCTGGGCTGGCAGCGAAACGGCGGGGGAGTACCGACCTTCGGGGAGCCATTACATTGATCCTGGTCAATCTAGGTTTCAGCGTGCTCAGCCCGGGAGTCTCGCTGGCCGGGCACGCTGGTGGATTGACAGCGGGGATTGTGATGGCGGTGGTGCTCACCATTGCCAGAACCATGCTCATGCGCTGGGGTGGTGTGCTGGCCGTGTTTGGGTCGGTAGTGGGGGCGTTGATGACACGCGTTATTGAGTTCGCGGATCAGTTTTCCACAGGGGGCCTGTGGAATTCACTGCACTAA
- a CDS encoding penicillin-binding transpeptidase domain-containing protein, translating into MNRSIRFAAIFALLLTVILMVNLTRIQVFSEERYAQNGLNKRQFFEMKSIPRGQISTGGLTLAHSVQGADGFYQREYVTNPVQYGPVEGYLSDIYGASGIESSYNGILNGDDPSLFAAQWKDVILGREKKGANVELTLVPEVQDVAYQQLSSKGYAGAVVAIRPKTGEVLAMASTPSFDPSSIVNPETAENSWAELTSDSDSPLLNHATQETLPPGSTFKVITTAAGLANGYSPDSQLNARPEVTLPGTTATLENYGGMACAPGATTSLTVAFTKSCNTAFVEMGIGVGTSEFNKTAEAFGVGESYDLGVPMVAGTVGEITDDAALGQSSIGQRDVSLSVLQNAVIAATVANGGKRMNPHIVSKVVGQDLKPIKTIGPKELNQAVSPEVASQITELMKSSERNTAGYSGSDIASKTGTAEHGEDSRNSNPHAWYIAFGPSQDADVAVAVVVKNGGDRGQQATGGSVAAPIGRAVIDAALRSAR; encoded by the coding sequence ATGAACCGTTCTATTCGTTTTGCTGCTATTTTTGCCTTGCTACTCACAGTGATCTTGATGGTGAACCTGACCAGGATCCAGGTATTCAGCGAGGAACGGTATGCCCAAAACGGCTTGAATAAGCGTCAGTTTTTTGAGATGAAATCCATTCCGCGTGGACAGATTTCCACGGGCGGGCTGACCTTGGCACACTCGGTACAGGGTGCGGATGGTTTTTACCAGCGTGAATATGTGACCAATCCGGTTCAGTACGGCCCCGTGGAGGGCTACCTGTCGGATATTTATGGCGCATCAGGCATTGAGTCGAGCTACAACGGCATCCTGAACGGCGACGATCCGTCGTTGTTCGCGGCGCAGTGGAAAGACGTGATTCTGGGCCGAGAAAAGAAGGGTGCCAATGTGGAACTCACGCTGGTACCAGAAGTACAGGACGTTGCCTACCAGCAGCTGAGTTCTAAGGGTTACGCGGGTGCCGTGGTGGCTATCCGACCAAAGACTGGCGAGGTTCTGGCCATGGCTTCGACACCGAGTTTTGACCCCAGTTCCATTGTGAACCCAGAGACGGCGGAAAATTCGTGGGCTGAACTGACCAGCGATTCGGATTCGCCGCTGCTGAACCACGCGACGCAGGAAACCCTGCCGCCCGGGTCGACCTTCAAGGTGATCACCACCGCTGCGGGTTTGGCTAACGGCTATTCCCCGGATTCGCAGTTGAATGCCAGGCCTGAAGTGACGCTTCCTGGCACAACTGCTACTTTGGAAAACTATGGTGGCATGGCCTGCGCGCCAGGTGCTACTACATCGTTGACGGTCGCCTTCACAAAGTCCTGTAATACGGCATTTGTGGAGATGGGCATCGGCGTGGGTACGTCGGAATTTAACAAGACAGCTGAGGCTTTTGGTGTTGGTGAAAGCTACGACTTGGGTGTTCCTATGGTCGCTGGAACGGTTGGCGAGATCACAGATGATGCTGCCCTGGGGCAGTCGTCGATTGGTCAGCGCGATGTCTCCCTTTCTGTGCTGCAAAATGCTGTCATTGCAGCCACAGTGGCTAACGGTGGAAAGCGCATGAACCCCCATATTGTGTCCAAGGTTGTGGGTCAGGACCTCAAGCCGATTAAAACCATTGGTCCAAAGGAACTGAACCAGGCTGTCTCCCCTGAGGTGGCATCACAGATCACGGAACTCATGAAATCTTCCGAGCGAAACACCGCCGGTTACTCGGGTTCAGATATTGCCTCCAAGACGGGTACCGCCGAGCACGGCGAGGATTCCCGCAATTCCAACCCCCACGCGTGGTACATTGCATTCGGGCCAAGCCAGGATGCGGATGTCGCTGTCGCCGTAGTGGTGAAAAATGGTGGTGATCGGGGCCAGCAAGCAACTGGCGGTTCCGTTGCCGCCCCAATTGGTCGTGCGGTTATCGACGCCGCGTTACGTAGCGCACGGTAG
- a CDS encoding FtsW/RodA/SpoVE family cell cycle protein, with amino-acid sequence MSMWQRVSMRRVEFGLLLLGALIMAVTVVNLELSQGNELSSSVLWVIGGYFGVFSIAHLALCFLAPYADQLMLPVAALLNGLGLIMINRLDVARGTSMAPKQVMWALVAIVLMIVVLLVVRDYRTLSRYSFLLGLVGLVLLALPMVWPSGTNADAKLWISIGPFSLQPGEFSKILLLLFFAQLLVNKRALFQVAGARFLGLVFPRFRDLAPILGVWAVALLIMAGENDFGPALLLFSTVLGMLYLATGRSSWLIIGTVLVAIGGFGVYQISDKIQSRVHNFMDPIGHYDTTGYQLSQALFGMSFGGITGTGLGQGYPQQVPVAESDFILAALGEELGLVGLAGVLVLFAIFVSRGFRTALLTRDSYGKLVASGLSLTLAIQVFVVVAGISALMPMTGLTTPFMSQGGSSLMANYILLALILRISDTAQQSMIAPAVEASNSEPVEEGAVR; translated from the coding sequence ATGAGCATGTGGCAGCGCGTATCAATGCGTCGTGTTGAATTCGGTCTGCTGCTTTTAGGTGCCCTCATCATGGCGGTGACTGTCGTTAACCTGGAGCTTTCCCAAGGCAACGAGCTTTCCAGCTCTGTGCTGTGGGTCATCGGCGGCTACTTTGGCGTGTTCAGCATCGCGCACCTGGCTCTGTGTTTCCTGGCCCCCTATGCGGACCAGCTGATGTTGCCCGTCGCTGCCCTGCTCAATGGCCTAGGCCTGATCATGATTAACCGCCTTGATGTGGCGCGTGGCACCAGCATGGCACCGAAGCAGGTCATGTGGGCGTTGGTGGCCATTGTGTTGATGATCGTCGTATTACTGGTGGTGCGGGATTACCGCACCTTGTCCCGCTATTCCTTTTTGCTGGGTTTGGTGGGTTTGGTGCTGCTTGCGCTACCTATGGTGTGGCCGAGCGGAACCAATGCTGATGCGAAACTTTGGATCTCCATCGGCCCGTTTTCTCTGCAACCTGGTGAGTTTTCCAAGATCCTCCTGCTGCTGTTTTTCGCCCAGCTTCTAGTGAATAAGCGCGCATTATTCCAGGTAGCTGGCGCCCGTTTTTTGGGTTTGGTCTTCCCGCGGTTCCGCGATTTGGCTCCGATTTTGGGCGTGTGGGCAGTGGCACTGCTCATCATGGCCGGAGAAAACGACTTCGGTCCCGCATTGCTGCTGTTCAGCACAGTGTTGGGCATGTTGTACCTGGCCACGGGCCGCTCATCGTGGCTGATCATCGGTACTGTGCTGGTGGCCATTGGTGGGTTTGGCGTGTACCAAATTTCAGACAAGATTCAGTCCCGTGTCCATAACTTCATGGACCCGATCGGCCATTACGACACCACTGGGTATCAGTTGTCGCAAGCGCTGTTTGGCATGTCGTTTGGTGGCATCACTGGTACGGGTTTGGGCCAAGGCTATCCCCAGCAGGTGCCAGTTGCGGAATCGGATTTCATCCTTGCCGCTTTGGGTGAGGAACTTGGCCTGGTGGGTCTTGCCGGAGTTTTGGTGCTGTTTGCCATTTTTGTCTCCCGCGGTTTCCGCACAGCGTTGCTCACTCGCGACTCCTACGGCAAACTGGTGGCCTCTGGGTTGTCGTTGACGTTGGCTATTCAGGTGTTCGTGGTGGTTGCGGGCATTTCGGCGTTGATGCCGATGACGGGCCTGACCACACCGTTTATGTCTCAGGGCGGATCATCGCTGATGGCCAACTACATTCTGCTGGCTCTTATTCTGCGCATTTCGGATACGGCCCAGCAGTCGATGATTGCCCCAGCGGTTGAGGCGTCGAATAGCGAACCTGTCGAGGAAGGGGCGGTGCGTTAA